In the genome of Hydrogenophaga sp. PBL-H3, the window ACCACCGTGCCGTCGGTGTCGCCAATATTCACGTGCTGGCCCACGCGCAGCGAGCGCGAATACATCAGGCTCAGGCCCGAGAGCGCCTGCCCCACGGCGCTGGAAGCGCCCAGCGACAGCATGAGGCCCGCCATGACCGAAAGCGCCTTGAACGCTTCGGTCTCGGCGCCCGGCAGATAGGGGTAGGCCATCGCCATGGCGAACAGCCAGAGCACCACATCGCGCAGGCGCCGGGTCGGCAAGGCGGTGTGTGCGTCGAGCCAGGTCAGTGTGATGTCGCCGCTTTCCACCCGCCGCATGAAGGCCGCGTTGGCCTTTGACACCATGCGTGCAATGGCGAAGATGAGGCCCGCCACCACCATGCCGGGCACAGCGGCGGCCGTGGCGCTGGCGAAATGGCACAGCACCTCAGTCAACCAGTGGGAGGACAACTCACCCCATGGCCGGGTCCAGGCGAAGCGCAGCAGCACGAAGCTGATCCAGGTGTCCGCGATCAGCAGCACGATCGTCCAGACAGCGGCGTTGATGACCAGCCGGCAGGCGGCATGCGCGTGGTCGGAGAAGGTGGCGGCCAGACGGGTGGCGGTGCCGGCCGAGCCAGGGCTGCCCAGGGCCGCGTGAACCCGCTCGCCGATGTGCTGGCGGATCAGGAAGGCCCAGCGCACCAGCAGCCATGCCGCCAGGCTGGCAGCGAGGCAGACCGCGGCGTCGGAAGCGATGCGCAGGTGGTCGCGCAACTCGGTCGCTTCCGTCACCGCTTTTTCCAGCCGTTGCAACACCTCGCTTGAGGCGGGTGCCAGGGCGGCCTCGGGCCGGGGCGTGCCCGCGTCGGCTGCCACCATGAAGAACACCGTGCGGCCATTGACCTCATAGCGCACCGAGTCGAGTACGGCGCTGTGGGTCACTGTGGGCGCAGCGGCGCTCTGCAGGGCAGATGCCAGCGCAGCCTGCGCGAGTTGCACCCGATCGGTGGGCGAGTCGCCGAGCAGGGTGGCTTCAAAGGTGACGATGTGGCGGTTGTTGAGGTACAGGGCGTTCGGTGGTCGTGCGCTGCGCGGGTCGTCGGCCAACCGCGGCACGACGTTGTGCAGTGGGTGGGCGAGGGCGAGGCCGCTGGCCAGCACGAGCCATGCCGTCAGCACGACGCGTGTGTGTGAGAAGAACCGAAGGCTGCGCACGAGGACTCCCTGCAGGACGTGGCTTGCAAGGGTTCCACAGTCCTGCGCTGGAGGGCCAGCCGGTGCAGGCCGTAGGCGTTTGACACCAGGCCGCTCGGAGCACTGGGCGCCTGCGGGTGTCAGCGCCGGATTGCGTTGGGGAAATACAGGGCCGTGAGGCTGCGGCTGTGCACCGGCGAGAAGCCGTCGCCCACCACCGTGGCGCCACTGCCGTAGCGGCGCCATTCACGCACCCAGTGCAGTTGGTCGCAGACCTCGGCCAGGCCCACGGTCTCACGATCGCCGATCAGGATGCCGTGCACGCGCAGGGCCAGCCGCTGCTTGGCGTCGCGCAGCTGCGCCAGGGTCTGGTGGGTCACGCCGAACTCGCCGTCGCTCACGATGAGCAGGTCCGCTTCATGCCACTCGGTGGTCTGCACCAGCGCAACAGCACGTTCCATCGGTGTCTGCACATCGGTGCCGCCATCGAAGCTCTGGCCCATGAGGTCGAGCAGGTGCGACAAGCCCTCGGCGTCCATCGCCATGTCGCGCTCCAGCAGCTCGCCGGGTCCGCCAAATGCGAGCAGGCGGCAGGCGCGGCGGCCCGCGTGCGCGCTGCGCAGGGCTTGCAACACACAGGCCTTGGCC includes:
- a CDS encoding mechanosensitive ion channel domain-containing protein, with the protein product MLTAWLVLASGLALAHPLHNVVPRLADDPRSARPPNALYLNNRHIVTFEATLLGDSPTDRVQLAQAALASALQSAAAPTVTHSAVLDSVRYEVNGRTVFFMVAADAGTPRPEAALAPASSEVLQRLEKAVTEATELRDHLRIASDAAVCLAASLAAWLLVRWAFLIRQHIGERVHAALGSPGSAGTATRLAATFSDHAHAACRLVINAAVWTIVLLIADTWISFVLLRFAWTRPWGELSSHWLTEVLCHFASATAAAVPGMVVAGLIFAIARMVSKANAAFMRRVESGDITLTWLDAHTALPTRRLRDVVLWLFAMAMAYPYLPGAETEAFKALSVMAGLMLSLGASSAVGQALSGLSLMYSRSLRVGQHVNIGDTDGTVVALGMFTTRLRTAAGEEVCLPNKMIFGMPIRHLPAPPGASP